In Lysinibacillus sp. FSL M8-0337, the following proteins share a genomic window:
- a CDS encoding acetyltransferase: MNKGIIMVGNGGHASVLTEILLEQKQTIIGFTAPTLEENAFDLPYLGTDKVIEDYNPSDIELILAIGTIKPSPLREKIFNIFTQKTYHFKSVIHPSAIIAPSVQLGQGVQIMAGTIIQTNTTVADNSIINTGALIDHDCQIGSHIHIAPGTKISGSVHIEKGTHVGTGATIIQGIHIGSNCLIGAGAVVVSNFANGIKAVGVPAKEV; this comes from the coding sequence ATGAATAAAGGGATTATTATGGTTGGGAATGGGGGACATGCCTCAGTATTAACGGAAATTTTACTTGAACAGAAGCAAACGATTATTGGATTTACTGCACCTACTCTAGAAGAGAATGCTTTTGATTTACCTTATTTAGGAACTGATAAGGTAATAGAAGATTATAATCCATCTGACATTGAACTAATACTCGCTATCGGGACAATTAAACCGTCCCCATTACGAGAAAAAATCTTCAATATTTTTACGCAAAAAACGTATCATTTTAAATCTGTCATCCATCCTTCAGCCATTATTGCTCCTTCCGTTCAATTAGGTCAAGGTGTTCAAATAATGGCTGGTACTATTATTCAAACGAATACAACAGTTGCCGATAATAGTATTATAAATACTGGTGCGCTGATTGATCATGATTGTCAAATAGGTTCCCATATACATATTGCGCCAGGCACAAAAATATCAGGCAGTGTCCATATAGAAAAAGGAACACACGTCGGAACAGGTGCAACAATTATCCAAGGCATTCATATAGGATCAAATTGTTTAATTGGTGCAGGGGCAGTTGTGGTTAGTAATTTTGCAAATGGCATAAAAGCAGTGGGTGTACCTGCAAAGGAAGTGTAA
- the neuC gene encoding UDP-N-acetylglucosamine 2-epimerase, giving the protein MKRKICIVTGTRAEYGLLSNLAKKLQEDKEFDLQMVVTGMHLSPEFGSTYKEIENDGFFINEKIEILLSADSPTSIVKSMGLATISFADAFNRLQPDLLIILGDRFEMLAVAQTALIMQIPIAHIHGGECTFGAYDDAIRHSITKMATWHFTSTESHRNRVIQLGESPERVYNVGALGIENIVNSTLLTRQELFQTLQLDEQRPMFLITYHPETNGHNNGVYELLKTLENYPDINLVFTKSNADNGGRFINEAIQQFTLKHSNAKIFDSLGQLKYLSAVKNADVVIGNSSSGLIEVPYLETPTVNCGSRQEGREHPNSVFNTNMDAENILISIEKARTFSDKYEHIFGDGIVSEKIISVLRSLPSFSIQKGFYDL; this is encoded by the coding sequence ATGAAACGTAAAATTTGTATTGTAACTGGTACTAGAGCGGAATATGGGTTACTATCAAATCTTGCCAAAAAACTTCAAGAAGATAAAGAATTTGATTTACAAATGGTTGTTACAGGTATGCATTTATCTCCAGAGTTTGGAAGCACTTATAAAGAAATAGAAAATGATGGATTTTTCATCAATGAAAAGATAGAAATTCTTTTATCCGCTGATTCTCCAACCAGCATTGTGAAATCAATGGGACTTGCTACAATTAGTTTTGCAGACGCATTTAATCGTTTACAACCAGATTTACTCATCATTTTAGGTGATCGATTTGAAATGTTAGCAGTAGCTCAAACAGCTCTTATAATGCAAATACCTATTGCTCATATACATGGGGGTGAATGTACATTTGGTGCTTATGATGATGCTATTCGTCACTCCATTACAAAAATGGCAACATGGCACTTTACAAGTACAGAATCCCATCGCAACCGTGTGATTCAATTAGGTGAATCTCCAGAACGTGTTTATAATGTTGGTGCTCTTGGTATAGAAAATATTGTAAATTCAACTCTACTGACACGTCAGGAACTATTTCAAACACTGCAACTAGATGAGCAACGACCTATGTTTTTAATAACCTATCATCCTGAAACGAATGGTCATAATAATGGGGTATACGAATTGTTAAAGACACTGGAAAATTACCCTGATATTAATTTAGTGTTTACGAAATCCAATGCTGATAATGGTGGAAGGTTTATTAATGAGGCAATTCAACAATTTACTTTAAAACACAGCAATGCGAAAATATTCGATTCACTCGGTCAGTTAAAGTATTTAAGTGCAGTGAAGAATGCTGATGTTGTCATTGGGAATTCTTCAAGTGGATTAATTGAAGTACCTTATTTAGAAACACCTACTGTTAATTGTGGAAGTCGTCAGGAAGGGCGTGAGCATCCCAATTCAGTATTTAATACAAATATGGATGCTGAAAATATACTTATTTCCATTGAAAAGGCAAGAACGTTTAGCGATAAGTATGAACATATATTTGGCGATGGAATAGTATCTGAAAAAATAATATCAGTATTACGTAGTTTACCTTCATTTTCTATTCAAAAGGGGTTTTATGATCTATGA
- the flgL gene encoding flagellar hook-associated protein FlgL, protein MRVTQSMLSNNMLLNLNNNYGKLSKLQNQINSGSKITRPSDDPVVAVKGMGYRRDLGQVEQYSRNMNEVNNWLDTSDESLNQVGEQMKRVRELVIQAANDTNSADERAKIKAEIDQIRNQIQDIGNTKVGDRYIFSGTKTGQPLFLNGAINTANVNTEDVKIEVYDGIQMTVNTAGKDLFKSVDDMMGEISGLLDPNRVPLATADEISSTLGGLTGTSTNDDITMMHSKILEAQADVGARQNRVELMENRLSIREVSVTKQLSNNEDVDYAKAITQMVTSESIHQASLSVGSKIIQQTLVDFIR, encoded by the coding sequence ATGCGCGTAACACAATCTATGTTATCGAATAACATGCTTCTGAACTTAAATAATAACTATGGAAAACTGTCGAAGCTACAAAATCAAATAAACTCAGGCTCTAAAATTACAAGACCATCGGATGACCCTGTTGTAGCAGTAAAAGGTATGGGCTATCGACGTGATTTAGGACAAGTTGAACAATATTCGCGAAATATGAATGAAGTAAATAACTGGCTAGATACATCTGATGAGTCATTAAATCAAGTAGGCGAACAGATGAAGCGAGTACGAGAGCTTGTTATTCAAGCAGCGAACGATACAAATTCAGCTGATGAAAGAGCAAAAATTAAAGCTGAAATTGATCAAATTCGCAACCAAATTCAAGATATTGGTAACACTAAAGTGGGTGATCGTTATATCTTTAGCGGTACAAAGACAGGCCAACCACTATTTTTAAATGGGGCAATTAACACAGCGAACGTCAATACGGAAGATGTGAAAATTGAAGTATATGATGGCATTCAAATGACCGTAAATACTGCTGGCAAAGATTTATTTAAAAGTGTTGATGACATGATGGGAGAAATTTCTGGACTGTTAGATCCAAATAGAGTTCCACTCGCTACAGCGGATGAAATAAGTTCAACATTAGGTGGCTTGACTGGCACAAGTACAAATGATGATATTACAATGATGCATAGTAAAATTCTCGAAGCACAAGCCGATGTGGGGGCACGCCAAAATCGCGTAGAATTAATGGAAAATCGCTTATCAATTCGTGAAGTTAGCGTGACAAAGCAATTATCGAATAACGAAGATGTCGATTATGCAAAAGCTATTACACAAATGGTAACATCAGAATCAATTCATCAGGCATCATTGTCTGTTGGCTCTAAAATTATTCAGCAAACTTTAGTCGATTTTATTAGATAA
- a CDS encoding 6-hydroxymethylpterin diphosphokinase MptE-like protein: MILEDYKVETISTSSGLDTLKVNGYLLHSKFNPLKESEKIIEKNYKPGYVHVIFGYGLGYIVQSFLEKMEGDDKLVIIEPLFDVELEHDNVIVLSNIQNIEDLKQPLYSAISIVDKFHIICSPNYDKVFPQFYKDFLKLLKDNLTVAKVNENTIMYYGEQWQKNYIMNLEYAVQDSSILKLKDKYSCPVVVASGGPSLSKQLATLKTYRKNIVLIAAGSTINSLVSEGIEPDYVISIDGAAINYEHYKKITFKNTSFVYTMSSFPKIRECFDTECFFALSPTDRTLQEHLSKITNQESIILAGGGSCAHYALTLALYLTSGPITLIGQDLAYTNNKTHADNNVRVQEINREEMLNTGGILVDGYNGGKVLTDYPFLGMKETFERIISVSEDKDRVFNSTEGGAKIKGFSQFSFKEFCEKYCNEVVAVSTSIKKENNEDKILLLKKQIQDEIEAYKTLKKLLEANEKLILKNTSKIAFSKSILKKLDENDNEFEDLAKKTALTLSLDPIKISVLKNFKPEANESAEDSYKRVKLQSLTLYREMNKAVDNIIDYANILLEKINQ, translated from the coding sequence ATGATTTTAGAAGATTATAAAGTTGAAACGATTTCTACAAGCTCAGGCTTAGATACTTTAAAAGTTAATGGGTATTTATTACATAGCAAGTTTAATCCTTTAAAAGAAAGCGAAAAAATTATAGAAAAAAATTATAAACCAGGATATGTTCATGTGATTTTTGGCTATGGTTTAGGCTATATTGTGCAATCTTTTTTAGAAAAGATGGAAGGCGACGATAAATTAGTAATTATTGAACCGTTATTTGATGTGGAGCTTGAGCACGATAATGTAATTGTTCTATCAAATATCCAAAATATAGAGGACTTAAAGCAACCATTATATAGTGCGATTTCAATAGTTGATAAATTCCATATTATTTGTTCACCAAATTATGACAAAGTATTCCCTCAATTTTATAAAGACTTTTTAAAATTACTGAAAGATAATTTAACAGTAGCTAAAGTGAATGAAAATACAATTATGTATTATGGAGAGCAGTGGCAAAAAAATTATATTATGAATTTAGAATATGCAGTACAAGACAGCTCCATTTTAAAATTAAAAGATAAATATAGTTGTCCTGTTGTCGTTGCTTCTGGTGGACCATCGCTTTCAAAACAATTAGCTACATTAAAAACATATAGAAAAAATATAGTTTTGATAGCAGCAGGATCTACCATTAATTCTTTAGTCAGCGAGGGAATTGAACCAGATTATGTTATTTCCATTGACGGTGCAGCGATAAACTATGAGCATTATAAAAAAATAACATTTAAAAATACAAGTTTTGTTTATACAATGTCAAGTTTCCCAAAAATAAGAGAATGTTTTGATACCGAATGCTTTTTTGCTCTATCTCCAACAGACCGAACTTTGCAAGAACACTTAAGTAAAATAACTAACCAAGAGTCTATTATTTTGGCAGGAGGAGGCTCCTGTGCCCATTATGCCTTAACGCTAGCATTATATTTAACAAGTGGCCCCATCACCTTAATTGGTCAAGATTTAGCTTATACAAATAATAAAACTCATGCCGACAATAATGTAAGGGTGCAGGAAATTAATAGAGAAGAAATGCTCAATACGGGTGGAATTCTTGTAGATGGATATAATGGTGGCAAAGTATTAACAGATTATCCTTTCCTAGGTATGAAAGAAACTTTTGAACGCATTATCTCTGTGTCTGAGGATAAAGATAGAGTTTTTAATAGTACTGAAGGTGGAGCGAAAATTAAAGGTTTTAGTCAATTTTCATTTAAAGAATTTTGTGAAAAGTATTGTAATGAAGTAGTTGCTGTTTCAACATCAATAAAAAAAGAAAATAACGAAGATAAAATACTACTGCTAAAAAAGCAAATACAAGATGAGATAGAAGCATATAAAACGTTAAAAAAATTATTAGAAGCAAATGAAAAACTAATTCTAAAAAATACTTCGAAAATTGCTTTTTCTAAATCAATTTTGAAAAAATTAGATGAAAATGATAATGAATTTGAAGATTTGGCTAAAAAAACAGCCTTAACATTAAGTTTAGATCCTATAAAAATTTCTGTCCTTAAAAACTTTAAGCCGGAAGCTAATGAAAGTGCAGAAGATTCTTATAAGAGAGTCAAACTGCAAAGCCTAACTCTTTATAGAGAAATGAATAAAGCGGTAGATAATATTATTGACTATGCTAATATATTGTTAGAAAAAATAAACCAATAG
- the fliW gene encoding flagellar assembly protein FliW: MIITTKFLGEVEIDEQDILTFKQGLLGLEDYKKFILIPISEEHPLVLLQSVEHKEIGFVVAYPFAFKKDYSFDLSEEDIEQLQIENEQDVLTYAVVTMKETLKDSTINLLAPLVINLKGKCGKQIVLQDNKSYPLRYPLQALEGSAK; the protein is encoded by the coding sequence ATGATAATTACTACAAAATTTTTAGGCGAAGTGGAAATTGATGAGCAAGACATACTCACTTTTAAACAAGGGTTGCTCGGATTAGAAGACTATAAGAAATTTATACTAATACCTATCTCAGAAGAACATCCATTAGTATTGTTGCAATCAGTTGAACATAAAGAAATAGGCTTTGTTGTTGCATATCCATTCGCTTTTAAAAAAGACTATAGCTTTGATTTAAGTGAAGAGGATATTGAACAACTACAAATTGAAAATGAACAAGACGTTCTAACTTATGCTGTTGTCACAATGAAGGAAACATTAAAGGATTCTACTATTAATTTACTTGCTCCATTAGTGATTAATTTAAAAGGAAAATGTGGTAAGCAAATAGTTCTGCAAGATAATAAATCTTATCCATTACGTTATCCACTGCAAGCATTGGAAGGAAGTGCTAAATAA
- the csrA gene encoding carbon storage regulator CsrA, giving the protein MLVLSRKKDESIMIGDQIEIKILAVEGEQIKLGIVAPKTVKVHRSEVFEAIQAQNKEALTASSSFLEQLKKK; this is encoded by the coding sequence ATGCTAGTACTTTCACGTAAAAAAGATGAATCCATTATGATTGGCGACCAAATTGAAATAAAGATTTTAGCAGTTGAAGGTGAACAAATAAAGTTAGGTATCGTTGCACCTAAAACAGTTAAGGTACATCGTTCTGAAGTTTTTGAAGCCATTCAAGCTCAAAACAAAGAAGCTCTAACTGCTTCATCTAGTTTTTTGGAACAACTAAAGAAAAAATAA
- the neuB gene encoding N-acetylneuraminate synthase produces MKNKTYIIAEAGVNHNGSLEMAKELVMVAKKAGADAVKFQTFKAENLVTKKAQQAAYQVENLGEASSQFTMLKKLELTYEEFIELQSFCELEQIEFLSTPFDFESVDFLLDKIAIATAKIPSGELTNAPFIHYIATKQRPIILSTGMATIEEIHEALAFISYGLAKSNEPVTIERVNQFYVTEEAKAALKKYVTLLHCTTQYPAPMDSINLKAMIEMGRIFQLPIGLSDHSEGINIPLVAVGMGATVIEKHFTLDKTLEGPDHIASLNPDELMAMIKGIREVEQALGDGIKKPTSIELQNRIPARKSLVAKKNIQAGEVFSISNLTVKRPGDGLQPSNYWSLIGKMASKSYEEDELIDE; encoded by the coding sequence ATGAAAAATAAAACATATATCATTGCTGAAGCAGGTGTCAATCATAATGGGTCATTAGAAATGGCAAAAGAGCTTGTGATGGTTGCAAAAAAAGCAGGGGCAGACGCGGTAAAATTTCAAACCTTTAAAGCTGAAAATCTAGTTACAAAGAAAGCACAGCAAGCAGCATATCAAGTTGAAAATTTAGGTGAGGCTTCTTCTCAATTTACTATGTTGAAAAAGCTGGAATTAACTTATGAGGAATTTATTGAATTGCAATCATTTTGTGAATTAGAGCAAATAGAATTTCTATCGACACCTTTTGACTTCGAAAGTGTCGATTTTTTGCTAGATAAAATTGCAATTGCAACGGCTAAAATTCCATCAGGAGAATTAACGAATGCTCCATTTATTCATTATATTGCAACAAAACAAAGGCCAATTATTTTATCTACCGGAATGGCAACTATCGAAGAAATACATGAGGCATTAGCTTTTATTTCTTATGGTTTGGCGAAATCTAATGAACCCGTTACGATAGAGCGTGTGAATCAGTTTTATGTTACAGAAGAGGCGAAAGCAGCATTGAAAAAATATGTAACGCTGTTACATTGCACAACACAATATCCAGCGCCTATGGATTCCATTAATTTAAAAGCAATGATTGAAATGGGAAGAATCTTTCAATTACCTATCGGCTTATCAGACCATTCAGAAGGAATCAATATTCCGCTTGTAGCAGTAGGGATGGGAGCAACCGTAATAGAGAAGCATTTTACATTAGATAAAACGTTAGAAGGACCTGATCATATAGCCTCTTTAAACCCTGATGAGCTAATGGCAATGATAAAAGGAATTAGAGAAGTAGAACAGGCATTAGGAGATGGCATAAAAAAACCAACATCTATAGAATTACAAAATCGTATTCCTGCACGAAAGAGCTTAGTTGCTAAAAAAAATATCCAAGCAGGTGAAGTATTCTCTATTAGCAACTTGACTGTTAAAAGACCTGGCGATGGTCTTCAACCTTCAAATTACTGGTCTCTCATTGGTAAAATGGCTTCAAAATCATATGAAGAGGATGAACTAATAGATGAATAA
- a CDS encoding LegC family aminotransferase, producing the protein MNNQWLEFADNVKRFYGKEFVPLHEPTFNDKEVEYVTDCVKTGWVSSVGAYVNRFEEDLAKFVGVKRAVAVVNGTAALHIALKVAGVKAEDEVLMPSLTFIATANAVSYLGAVPHFIDVSINTLGVDADKLKIYLEQIGKLQNNQLYNRETGRRISALVPMHTFGHAADIEGLLKVCEMYNLTLVEDAAESLGSYYNGKHTGSFGKVSALSFNGNKIMTTGGGGAIVTDDDALADYAKHLTTTAKIPHRWAYEHDEIGFNYRMPNINAALGCAQLEKMTLFIQQKRELTKNYEQWLAGIEGVQLFKEPANTRSNYWLQTILLDEQFNRDEVLDFLNEQGVMSRPIWNPMHHLAIYQNCPKSDLSVTDQLNRSVVNIPSTPISEG; encoded by the coding sequence ATGAATAATCAATGGTTGGAATTTGCAGATAATGTAAAGAGATTTTATGGAAAAGAATTTGTGCCTTTACATGAGCCTACATTCAATGATAAAGAAGTAGAATATGTGACAGATTGTGTCAAAACAGGCTGGGTATCCTCAGTTGGAGCCTATGTAAATCGGTTTGAGGAGGATTTAGCAAAATTTGTCGGTGTTAAACGTGCAGTTGCTGTTGTAAATGGTACAGCTGCGCTACATATTGCATTAAAGGTTGCAGGTGTAAAAGCGGAAGATGAAGTGTTAATGCCTTCACTTACATTTATTGCAACAGCTAATGCTGTGTCATATTTAGGTGCAGTTCCCCATTTTATAGATGTTTCCATTAATACATTAGGTGTTGATGCAGATAAATTAAAAATCTACTTAGAACAAATTGGAAAACTACAAAACAATCAGCTTTATAATAGAGAAACAGGAAGACGTATTTCAGCACTTGTACCGATGCATACATTTGGCCATGCAGCAGACATAGAGGGCTTACTTAAAGTATGTGAAATGTATAATTTGACGCTTGTGGAAGATGCAGCAGAGTCGTTAGGTTCATATTATAACGGAAAACACACAGGTAGCTTTGGAAAAGTTAGTGCATTGAGCTTTAACGGCAATAAAATAATGACAACTGGTGGTGGCGGTGCGATTGTGACAGATGACGATGCACTAGCTGATTATGCAAAACATTTAACAACGACTGCTAAAATACCCCATCGTTGGGCATATGAGCACGATGAAATCGGATTTAATTACCGTATGCCGAATATAAACGCAGCCTTAGGCTGTGCGCAATTAGAAAAAATGACCTTGTTTATCCAACAAAAACGTGAATTAACAAAGAACTATGAGCAATGGTTAGCAGGTATAGAGGGTGTCCAATTATTTAAAGAGCCTGCAAATACTAGAAGTAATTATTGGCTACAAACTATTCTACTTGATGAGCAGTTTAATCGTGATGAAGTGTTGGACTTTTTAAATGAGCAAGGTGTAATGAGTCGTCCTATTTGGAATCCAATGCATCACTTAGCAATTTATCAAAACTGTCCAAAATCAGATTTAAGTGTGACAGACCAGTTAAATAGAAGTGTTGTCAATATTCCTAGCACACCAATAAGTGAGGGATAA
- a CDS encoding NAD-dependent 4,6-dehydratase LegB, with translation MKSKILVTGADGFIGSHLTETLVRQGYDVRAFVYYNSFNSWGWLDQSSAEIKSSLDVFSGDIRDPYGVKEAMKGCTHVLNLAALIAIPYSYHSPATYVDTNVTGTLNVVQAAKELGVEKVVHTSTSEVYGTALYVPIDEEHPLQGQSPYSASKIGADQMALSFYRSFDTPVSIIRPFNTYGPRQSARAVIPTIISQLASGKTNIKLGAISPTRDFNYVKDTVNGFISVMNATSSIGEVINIGSNYEVSIGETAQMIADIMGVDLTIETDEQRLRPEKSEVERLWAENKKAKELLGWEPQFGGKEGFRRGLEETIEWFTNPKNLSQYKADVYNI, from the coding sequence ATGAAAAGTAAAATCTTAGTGACCGGAGCGGATGGCTTCATAGGCTCGCATTTAACAGAAACATTAGTACGACAAGGTTATGATGTTCGTGCATTTGTTTATTATAATTCTTTTAATTCATGGGGCTGGTTAGATCAGTCTTCGGCCGAAATTAAATCATCATTGGATGTATTTTCAGGAGATATTCGTGATCCTTATGGTGTAAAAGAAGCGATGAAGGGGTGCACGCATGTCCTTAATTTAGCAGCTTTAATTGCAATTCCATATTCCTATCATTCTCCAGCAACTTATGTTGATACAAATGTGACAGGGACTTTAAATGTTGTACAAGCTGCGAAAGAATTAGGTGTAGAAAAGGTAGTTCACACTTCTACAAGTGAAGTATATGGAACAGCGTTGTATGTACCAATTGATGAAGAACATCCATTACAAGGACAATCACCCTATTCTGCTTCAAAAATAGGTGCTGATCAAATGGCTTTGTCATTTTATCGCTCATTTGACACACCTGTATCAATTATTCGTCCGTTTAATACATATGGACCACGCCAATCTGCTCGCGCCGTTATACCGACCATCATCAGTCAGCTAGCAAGTGGCAAAACAAATATTAAGCTTGGAGCTATAAGCCCTACACGCGATTTTAACTATGTAAAGGATACTGTTAACGGTTTTATATCTGTTATGAATGCTACTAGTTCAATTGGTGAAGTCATTAATATCGGATCAAATTATGAGGTTTCTATTGGTGAAACTGCACAAATGATTGCAGATATTATGGGTGTAGATTTAACGATTGAAACGGATGAACAACGTTTACGTCCTGAAAAAAGTGAAGTTGAACGTCTTTGGGCTGAGAACAAAAAGGCAAAGGAACTACTTGGATGGGAACCGCAATTTGGTGGCAAGGAAGGTTTCCGACGAGGTCTTGAAGAAACGATAGAATGGTTTACAAATCCTAAAAATTTATCTCAATATAAGGCAGATGTTTATAATATATGA
- a CDS encoding flagellin: MRIQHNISALNTHRNLAFNNSQSAKNLEKLSSGYKINRAGDDAAGLAISEKMRAQIKGLDMASKNSQDSISLIQTAEGALNETHAILQRMRELAVQSRNDTNENTDRAFLQDEVKQLKDEIDRIANTTEFNEKKLLSGKFSGGTNSLTFQIGANEGQTMKLQIGNMQVKSLSTSLTNASVSTGSKASYAINTIDDAIKKVSTQRSALGAVQNRLEHTINNLGAASENLTAAESRIRDTDMAAEMMAFTKNNILTQAAQSMLAQANQQPQGVLQLLQ, translated from the coding sequence ATGAGAATTCAACACAACATTTCAGCATTAAACACACACCGTAACTTAGCTTTCAACAACTCTCAATCAGCTAAAAACCTTGAGAAATTATCTTCAGGTTACAAAATCAACCGTGCTGGTGATGACGCTGCTGGTTTAGCAATCTCTGAAAAAATGCGCGCTCAAATCAAAGGTCTTGACATGGCTTCAAAAAACTCTCAAGACTCTATCTCTTTAATCCAAACTGCTGAGGGTGCTCTTAACGAAACACACGCAATTCTACAACGTATGCGTGAATTAGCAGTACAATCTCGTAACGATACAAACGAAAACACTGACCGTGCGTTCTTACAAGATGAAGTTAAACAATTAAAAGACGAAATCGATCGTATTGCTAACACTACAGAGTTCAACGAAAAGAAACTATTAAGCGGTAAATTCTCTGGTGGTACTAACTCTTTAACATTCCAAATTGGTGCTAACGAAGGCCAAACTATGAAATTACAAATTGGAAACATGCAAGTTAAATCTTTATCTACAAGCTTAACAAATGCATCAGTTTCTACTGGTTCTAAAGCAAGTTATGCAATCAACACAATTGATGACGCAATCAAAAAAGTTTCTACTCAACGTTCTGCATTAGGTGCTGTTCAAAACCGTTTAGAGCACACAATCAACAACTTAGGTGCTGCTTCTGAAAATTTAACAGCTGCTGAATCTCGTATTCGTGATACAGATATGGCTGCAGAAATGATGGCGTTCACTAAGAACAATATCTTAACTCAAGCTGCACAATCTATGTTAGCTCAAGCTAACCAACAACCACAAGGCGTTCTTCAATTATTACAATAA
- a CDS encoding DUF6470 family protein, producing the protein MKLPQIQIRTTDAQIDLNIAKPQQYIKQPRATQHIEQPAATLEIHTTRSVLKIDSSQARRDLGLIGPLESIANYAQKGKQEALKGMARRAREGRQMMESAGKDQGRATIQNIAKQNHGPHRVQFNIKFVPSIGSVKINYTPGITDINIQRREPIIDAQVNKPIHEYTPGKVTGTMIQRPDVDIDVII; encoded by the coding sequence ATGAAACTCCCACAAATCCAAATCCGTACAACTGACGCACAAATTGATCTTAATATTGCTAAGCCACAACAATATATTAAACAGCCAAGAGCTACCCAGCATATTGAACAGCCAGCTGCAACACTTGAGATTCATACAACACGCAGTGTATTGAAAATTGATTCGTCTCAAGCAAGACGTGACCTAGGACTAATTGGACCATTAGAATCAATTGCTAATTATGCACAAAAGGGCAAACAAGAAGCATTGAAGGGAATGGCACGTAGAGCAAGAGAAGGGCGACAAATGATGGAGAGTGCAGGTAAAGATCAAGGTAGAGCAACCATCCAAAATATCGCCAAACAAAATCATGGACCCCACCGTGTGCAATTTAATATAAAATTTGTACCTTCAATTGGCTCTGTTAAAATTAACTATACACCAGGCATAACCGACATCAATATCCAACGTAGAGAACCAATAATTGACGCACAAGTGAATAAACCAATCCATGAATACACACCAGGGAAAGTAACTGGTACAATGATACAAAGACCAGATGTTGACATTGATGTCATCATTTAA